A window of the Thunnus albacares chromosome 15, fThuAlb1.1, whole genome shotgun sequence genome harbors these coding sequences:
- the lgals3a gene encoding galectin-3 isoform X2, producing the protein MADFSLADALGDDSPSQAKKIGNSNPTAPAGNPPPAVNPGWPGSAPGAPTQPSAPGDFAGGSSGPGAPGQFPFPSGPGAPGQYPGPPSAPGGFPAGPGIPGQYPPAPGAPGQFPSSPGAPGQFPGQYPSEGAPGQLPGGPVSYPTGPFPSGPGAPPGPYPNVPFPGSQPGGGNGMYGPGGPGGFPPPAGPGSFPAFPSGGFPPIPPGSWGPPAGGGFPPAPCPFGPGPGQVGPYGGPTAPGMLPRYYPPYN; encoded by the exons ATGGCAGATTTCTCG CTGGCAGATGCCTTAGGAGACGACTCCCCGAGCCAGGCTAAAAAAATAGGAAACTCCAACCCGACGGCCCCTGCAGGCAACCCTCCACCTGCTGTGAACCCCGGATGGCCTGGTTCAGCCCCTGGAGCTCCCACCCAGCCCTCCGCTCCGGGTGATTTTGCTGGGGGATCATCTGGCCCAGGGGCACCAGGGCAGTTCCCGTTCCCCTCCGGTCCTGGAGCACCAGGGCAATATCCAGGACCTCCTTCAGCACCTGGTGGGTTTCCTGCTGGCCCTGGGATCCCTGGACAATATCCACCTGCACCAGGGGCTCCAGGGCAGTTCCCCTCCAGCCCAGGAGCTCCTGGGCAGTTCCCTGGGCAGTACCCATCTGAAGGAGCTCCGGGACAGCTACCCGGAGGCCCTGTTTCTTACCCAACCGGACCATTTCCTTCTGGCCCTGGAGCTCCACCTGGGCCTTATCCAAATGTGCCTTTCCCAGGTAGTCAGCCAGGGGGAGGCAATGGCATGTACGGACCAGGTGGTCCAGGTGGTTTCCCCCCTCCAGCTGGCCCTGGTTCCTTCCCTGCATTCCCTTCTGGTGGCTTCCCCCCAATACCCCCTGGATCATGGGGACCACCTGCAGGCGGAGGCTTCCCTCCAGCCCCTTGCCCCTTTGGTCCTGGTCCCGGGCAAGTGGGTCCATACGGTGGGCCTACCGCTCCAGGCATGCTG CCCAGATATTATCCACCATATAATTGA